The genomic DNA GTCTATGGCTGGAAAGACGGTTCGATTACTCGGTATGGGCTCCCTTCTGGAACCTTCCGCGCAGCGCGAAGAGGAGAGCGAAGGCGACAATGAGGACAGCGGGAAAGAGGGTCATATGGGCAAGGGTGCTTTGTCCGGCGGCGAGTTCGACCGCGTCTCCGGAGAGCCCCTCGGCCACGGCCGCGCTGCGGGCGGAATCGATCCAATTGCCGATGATGGGGTTCCAGATGGAAACGGCGAACATGCCGGCACCCCCCATCAGGGACATCCCGAGTGCGCCCGTCTTCGGCAGGTATTCGCCGGTAAAGCCGATCATGGTGGGCCAGAAGTAACAGACACCGAGGGCAAAGACGATGGTCGCGACGTAGACCATGCCGCCGGTGGCCCGGCTGAGCATGAAGAGGCCGATTGCGGCGACGACCGCGGAGAGCAGCAGAACCCCGACGGTGTGCAGGCGGTGCACAATCACTCCGGCGAACTGCCGGCCGACCGCCATCAGGCCGGTTCCGAGGGCCAGAATGATCATGGGCTCGGCCCCGCTGCTGCTGAGGATGCGGCCGACCCATTGCTGGGTGCCCAGCTCGGTCGTGGCGGTCAGGGTCATGCAAAGGATCATGAAGAGGTAGAGCGGTCCGAACAGGCTGCGGATATTGGTCGAGGTGGACGTTTCGATATTCTCCGACTTCGGGAAGGGTTGGGAGAAGACAAGCCATCCATAGGCGGCGGTCGGAATGAGCATGACCGCGATCTGGGCCTGCCATCCCAGGCTGGCGCCAGTCATGAACTGTGAGATGAGCGCGCCGATGACGATGCCGCCCGGGAACCAGACATGGAACCGATTGAGCATCGTCGTCTGGTTCTTTGGATACATGTCGGAAATGAGCGGGTTGCAGGCCGCCTCGACCGAACCGTTGGCGAAGCCGATGAAGAAGGTCGAGATGAGCAGCCCCCAGAAGCCACCCGCAAAGAT from Opitutaceae bacterium includes the following:
- a CDS encoding MFS transporter, with product MTTSPNPSRLFLASCLALIVTAMTFAIRAGILTELSLSFALTDTQLGWINSMAFLGFPVAMMVGGLLYNYLGAKNLLYVAFVGHLAGLLLTIFAGGFWGLLISTFFIGFANGSVEAACNPLISDMYPKNQTTMLNRFHVWFPGGIVIGALISQFMTGASLGWQAQIAVMLIPTAAYGWLVFSQPFPKSENIETSTSTNIRSLFGPLYLFMILCMTLTATTELGTQQWVGRILSSSGAEPMIILALGTGLMAVGRQFAGVIVHRLHTVGVLLLSAVVAAIGLFMLSRATGGMVYVATIVFALGVCYFWPTMIGFTGEYLPKTGALGMSLMGGAGMFAVSIWNPIIGNWIDSARSAAVAEGLSGDAVELAAGQSTLAHMTLFPAVLIVAFALLFALRGRFQKGAHTE